From one Marinobacter sp. LV10MA510-1 genomic stretch:
- a CDS encoding HigA family addiction module antitoxin — translation MTMHNPPHPGDFIREVYLEPFGISSRQLALSLRVSPSTLSRLLKGDSGISPEMALRLSKVLGRTPESWLAMQDIYDLSVARNTLNLDDIHPLDFEAA, via the coding sequence ATGACTATGCATAATCCGCCGCATCCCGGTGACTTTATCCGGGAGGTATATTTGGAGCCTTTCGGCATAAGTTCTCGCCAGCTAGCTTTAAGCTTGAGGGTTTCGCCTTCAACCCTGTCTCGGTTGCTAAAAGGCGATAGTGGCATTAGTCCGGAGATGGCATTGCGGTTATCAAAGGTTCTTGGTCGCACACCGGAAAGTTGGTTGGCGATGCAGGATATCTATGATCTCTCGGTGGCGCGGAATACGCTTAACCTGGATGACATTCATCCCCTGGACTTCGAGGCGGCTTAA
- a CDS encoding ATP-grasp domain-containing protein, with product MSIIILTDIPEWVRPLVDLLESRGIKVQVTDDPEEIVANGLIVNRVSSLLAERDKARADRITHSLRTWEAEGRSVINGSLCFQIGYSKLDQAKLFTECGVRTPQTYPAIPGGRAIQGKTVLLKPPAGGFGRGIRRLEDGEPAPDGLFSREEGWIEQELLTAADGCVHRIEVLGSDILYEARSPIQADQFNYCLAHPESDVTLLPPREIAPKVTEAVKKILRAARMELGAVEYLLDEKDNPVFIDLNPVSSFHPGATAVLGRDPLDTTASYLIHRSAGL from the coding sequence ATGTCTATTATAATTCTCACAGATATCCCGGAATGGGTTCGGCCCCTCGTTGACCTTTTAGAATCGAGGGGCATCAAAGTACAAGTCACTGATGATCCGGAGGAGATCGTAGCGAATGGGTTGATCGTCAACCGCGTATCCTCTCTTCTTGCTGAGCGGGATAAGGCTCGGGCGGATCGGATCACCCATTCTTTGCGAACCTGGGAGGCCGAGGGTAGATCTGTGATCAACGGATCACTCTGCTTCCAGATTGGCTACAGTAAGCTGGATCAAGCCAAGCTCTTTACCGAGTGCGGAGTGCGTACGCCGCAAACGTACCCCGCCATTCCCGGCGGACGCGCGATACAGGGAAAAACTGTCCTTCTCAAGCCACCTGCCGGTGGTTTTGGGAGAGGGATTCGGAGGCTTGAAGACGGCGAGCCCGCCCCGGATGGACTTTTCAGTCGAGAAGAAGGCTGGATTGAGCAAGAGCTGCTAACCGCCGCAGACGGCTGCGTTCACCGGATCGAAGTCCTCGGCTCCGACATCCTTTACGAAGCCCGCTCACCGATTCAAGCTGACCAGTTCAACTACTGCCTGGCTCACCCGGAATCGGATGTTACCCTCTTGCCTCCTCGCGAAATTGCCCCGAAGGTGACCGAGGCAGTCAAAAAAATTCTACGGGCCGCAAGAATGGAGCTCGGCGCAGTCGAGTACCTTCTGGATGAAAAGGACAATCCCGTTTTCATCGACCTGAACCCAGTTTCCAGCTTTCATCCCGGAGCGACAGCCGTACTTGGTCGCGATCCCCTCGACACCACCGCCTCCTATTTGATTCATAGATCTGCGGGTCTTTAA